One Manihot esculenta cultivar AM560-2 chromosome 18, M.esculenta_v8, whole genome shotgun sequence genomic window carries:
- the LOC110606477 gene encoding transcription factor bHLH80 isoform X1, with translation MQPTPLVSGNSSRGGGGGSELIGSGLARFRSAPATWLEALLEDEEEEDPLKPNRTLTQLLASNNPTRNSVPLASSSSLSSSFLSGNLFEPTGFQRQNSSPADFLGDSGPGSDGYFSSFGIPSNYDYISPMDVSPSGEKAREVELHHPSTKYPSLLKGEQSGRVAGEVSTLMEMEIEKLLEDSVPYRVRAKRGCATHPRSIAERVRRTRISDRIRKLQELVPNMDKVIFINLLIMTISEEIFVNSGCKSLFSHLVIVRLLKYKFKMSEIYIFK, from the exons ATGCAACCGACGCCTTTGGTTAGCGGCAACTCTAGTAGAGGAGGCGGCGGCGGTAGTGAACTGATTGGAAGTGGGCTTGCCCGCTTTCGCTCAGCTCCAGCCACTTGGTTAGAAGCGCTTCTTGAAGACGAAGAAGAGGAGGACCCATTGAAGCCCAACCGGACCTTGACTCAGCTACTCGCATCTAATAATCCAACGAGAAATTCTGTTCCGctcgcttcttcttcttctttgtcgTCTTCGTTTCTATCGGGTAATTTGTTTGAACCCACTGGTTTTCAGAGACAAAACAGCTCTCCTGCTGATTTTCTTGGTGATTCTGGCCCCGGGAGTGATGGGTACTTTTCCAGCTTTGGGATTCCGTCGAATTACGACTACATATCGCCGATGGATGTGTCTCCATCCGGTGAAAAAGCTAGAGAGGTTGAGTTGCATCACCCTTCTACTAAATATCCATCTCTGCTG AAAGGGGAACAAAGTGGACGAGTAGCAGGTGAGGTCTCTACTTTAATGGAGATGGAGATAGAGAAGCTCTTGGAGGATTCAGTACCTTATAGGGTTCGCGCGAAGAGAGGCTGCGCAACACATCCTCGGAGTATTGCAGAGAGG gtTCGAAGAACTCGAATCAGTGACCGAATAAGGAAGCTTCAGGAGCTTGTTCCAAACATGGATAaggtaatttttattaatttattaataatgacaattaGTGAAGAGATTTTTGTAAATTCTGGTTGTAAATCACTCTTTTCACATTTAGTAATAGTGAGATTGCTGAAGTACAAGTTCAAGATGagtgaaatttatatttttaagtga
- the LOC110606477 gene encoding transcription factor bHLH80 isoform X2, whose product MQPTPLVSGNSSRGGGGGSELIGSGLARFRSAPATWLEALLEDEEEEDPLKPNRTLTQLLASNNPTRNSVPLASSSSLSSSFLSGNLFEPTGFQRQNSSPADFLGDSGPGSDGYFSSFGIPSNYDYISPMDVSPSGEKAREKGEQSGRVAGEVSTLMEMEIEKLLEDSVPYRVRAKRGCATHPRSIAERVRRTRISDRIRKLQELVPNMDKVIFINLLIMTISEEIFVNSGCKSLFSHLVIVRLLKYKFKMSEIYIFK is encoded by the exons ATGCAACCGACGCCTTTGGTTAGCGGCAACTCTAGTAGAGGAGGCGGCGGCGGTAGTGAACTGATTGGAAGTGGGCTTGCCCGCTTTCGCTCAGCTCCAGCCACTTGGTTAGAAGCGCTTCTTGAAGACGAAGAAGAGGAGGACCCATTGAAGCCCAACCGGACCTTGACTCAGCTACTCGCATCTAATAATCCAACGAGAAATTCTGTTCCGctcgcttcttcttcttctttgtcgTCTTCGTTTCTATCGGGTAATTTGTTTGAACCCACTGGTTTTCAGAGACAAAACAGCTCTCCTGCTGATTTTCTTGGTGATTCTGGCCCCGGGAGTGATGGGTACTTTTCCAGCTTTGGGATTCCGTCGAATTACGACTACATATCGCCGATGGATGTGTCTCCATCCGGTGAAAAAGCTAGAGAG AAAGGGGAACAAAGTGGACGAGTAGCAGGTGAGGTCTCTACTTTAATGGAGATGGAGATAGAGAAGCTCTTGGAGGATTCAGTACCTTATAGGGTTCGCGCGAAGAGAGGCTGCGCAACACATCCTCGGAGTATTGCAGAGAGG gtTCGAAGAACTCGAATCAGTGACCGAATAAGGAAGCTTCAGGAGCTTGTTCCAAACATGGATAaggtaatttttattaatttattaataatgacaattaGTGAAGAGATTTTTGTAAATTCTGGTTGTAAATCACTCTTTTCACATTTAGTAATAGTGAGATTGCTGAAGTACAAGTTCAAGATGagtgaaatttatatttttaagtga